The window TTGTGGGTTTTCCTGATCACTGAGCAGTAAGTACAAAACAGTTTTAAAGATTTGACTTATTTGATGAAATGTGGATTTGTACTTAGCACATCTTGGGGTCCTTTTTATAGGAGAATGAGGTACTAGGAGCTGTGGATCACAGTTCCCAGCATGaggaaaatgagcaaagagcatcAACCCAGAGGGAGAAATCACTACAGCAGAAGaatgaagatgaaaataaagTAGCAGATAAACCTGCCTGGGAGGCAGAAAAGACCACTGAACCTAGAAACGAGGTAAGCAAGTCAGAATATCCCGGCCGTACCATTTGTAGATTTTATGGCTTTTGATGGTTTGTGCTGAGAATGaattttgtatatgtgtgcctTACCGTTAAGTAAATCTGATATatgaaaatacatgttttttttaaattgtggatgTGGTTGTTTGGTTTACAAAGGAATCAGCCCACGGAACATTGTATCTGGTTAAACTCACAGACACCCATCCAGGAACTTGCTAGCAGGTTTTGTTGTGTTTGCAAGGGATACAGAGATGGCTGGCATCCTGAACCCAGGAATCCTCAATCAACCAGCCACTTGCAGAAGCAGCCAAGTTGGCTAGGTCTGGCAGGGCAAGCCAGAGGACCCTGCAGGCATATCACCCTCAATCCAGCTGGGACTTGGGCTCAAGTCCTCACTCGGTCTCCTGGTACGCCACGCTGAAGGGGCAATCCAGGAGCCCACTTTGCATCTTTGACTAGGCCGAGTAGGATAACCTCCTTGGCTCCTCTGTGTATAACCACACTCATCAGCAGTGAAAAGGGTATGTAGAAAGATGAACTCCAAAAGCTAGGCTGAAGGGATGGATTCTTCCTGTAGCCTgtgcttcctcccttctttcactTGGAACATAATCTGGACCATAATTTTGCTCAGCCCTGCTGAGGTCCTAGCCCACAAGCCTGGCAAACAAATGCTCCGGACGGGTCTGGAGGTTCCACAGACCTTTAACCACTTGACACTTCCCCTGGAAGGTGCCACCCTTGCAGGTCTTACCCTGATGGGTCTCTCAGCCCTGAATTGCCCCAGGTGACATTTGGAGCTGTGCCTTGAACAGCTGGGAGGGTAGAGAGAGTACCATGCCTTGTCCTTTCTCAGACAGCCCACCATCATTGTAGCCTTACCTATGTAACATCAAACCGAACATTACATGATTAACAGAGCGAAGTCAGAAAACAGCTCTGCTCCCTTTGCCCACCCCCcatgcccccaccccctccagcctATTCTAGCCTGTTCTAGGGAACTAGTTCTTCCCTATACGCTGGGTGAAATCTGGGACAGACCCTGTGACTTCTAGATAATCAGACAAAAATTTCTCTCTGGTCATCCCAGTGCAGCAGTTGATAAGTATAGCCAGTGTAATTCTCAAAAACTGAACTGAAATTTAGTTTTTCTCCTCctatccctgctgcagcctcaaAGCCTGGCTGAGTGGAAAGGGGTGTGTGTGGCCAGCTTCTTGGTTTCCCCAGTTCTTCCTCCCTTGCTTGTACAGACAGCCGTCTTCTCTGGAGCTGAGGGTGTGTGATGGGTGGTAAGAGCTCAGGACAGGTGTTCCTTGACTGGTGCCAGCCTACAACTGTTTTCCCTAGACCGTAGGATGTTGTTATTTAAAACTGCTTCTCTGTTGGATGGGCTCTTTCATTTCACAGGTTCTTTGGAGACCCCACCGCCCAGCTGGGAGTCCTTCACCTGCCCCTCTTCACAAGGACACATGCACCTCCACCTCCAGGTGGCCTCTCAACCACGTGCTGGTCCTGGAAACCTGCACCTCACCTCCTTCGTCAGTCCAATCACTTCTCTAACTGCAGCCCTTGCTTGGCCTCTTGCCCTTATTTTTCAGGCAAGCTCTGGATGCACATCTGCTGTGTTCCCTAAACACACCATGTTTCTATGTGGTTTCCAAGTCCCTTTTTGCTAGTCTCACGGTGGGGAGCTCACCCCAAAGAACCCTCCCATTTTCACTTTACCTCTCAGGCTGTTCAACACTTTTATGACCTACAGTTGAGGATCCCATCGCAGCCTGGCATTTCACTGTGAAATGCAGGTGTTTCCACTTGCCTCTGCTCTTACCCACTGTTGTTCTACCCAGGCCTTGTGTTTTCCTTGTAATTCACGTACCTTGCTGTGGCTTTACCAcctgcttacacacacacacacatcagtgcCAGTGAACACTGAAAGAACCATATTTGTTTTGAAGGAGACATTTCAGCTCACTTTCCTGAGTGCCTCCCAAGTCATCTTTTTTGAGGCAAAAGATGTTTTTACCACTTCATTGTGTATAGATTTATGCTCTTGGTTCATTTTTCTCCTGGGTATGTCTTTGCAATTACACCCCTTCACTAGACTTCCCAGAAAAGTAGCAACTGTGTTTTCTACTTTTTTGAATTACCTATAGTAACTAAGGTAGTTACCATCACTGCTAGATAACAGGCACTCGTTAAATAATAATGAAGCAATAGATGAAGTAGGGAGCTTTCCTCGGAGAATTTAAAATTTGACTTGAGACACACATCAATTTGAACAAAACCTTCTAGAAACACATTAATCATTTAGAGCATGACATGACAATTATACATTTCTTGTAGCAGCATCTAACAACGCATCTGCTCTTTTACTGAGATATGTTACTTAGTAGGGAGTTGTCTGTGACCAAAGTGAATCACTGACATAATTTACTCTTTTAACAGTAAGTTCTTTCTAGCCCCACTGCAAGCCTGGACTTGGCTAGCTGTTAATGAAGACTAAATACACAGTATATATAGGTGTATATATACTGGTCTGAAGATACTTTCTTCTCACTAAAGACAAGTTGAATTTATACATTGTTTCATCTTTTAAAAGGTATAAAATTAAATGTGTCCACCATATTTTTTGAATACTCCTAGTGACTTTTTCAAAATGCAGTGAATTCTTGACGAAAAATAGAACTGTTTGTACTTTATGTGAAGATTTAAGAAGGAGGATGACTGCAAACAGATGTCCATAGTTAAAGCCCTCAAGTAGAAGGCATCAGCCCATGAGGTTCTGAATAGAAGTGAATTTTTAAGAGGTGAAGGCAGGTTTAAGGGAAACACGAAGAGGGAGGCGCCCCCATGGACTAGCAGCTACCTGAAGCCAACACCACCCTCAGAGCAAAGGAACCTGGGGAGAAATGCAGCTCGATGAGGTGTCACACCTTGCACCCGCCCATCTCTTGCCTCTGTCTCCTGTGGAATCACCCAGGGGGCTAGCTCCTCAGACCTCTATCTCCAGGGGCActgaagaagaggaaacaggtaTCTAATGAAACACATCTTTGACTAGCCTGAAGGATCAGTCCGTAATTCATTTTAAGCAGAATGATCTTCATACATAATAACATAATATTTCTATGTTCTACATATTAAGGGTTTCTTTTCTGCAAAGTGTTATTTACCCACAGTTAAGGATTGTTTTTTGCAGGAATGCAGATTTGTGCTGATGTTATTCATTCTCACACACTTGTGACCATCAGATTTTGGTCAGTGGTTGGCCAGGACTGATGAATCAAGTTTCTGAAATTTCTGAACTaggaatcatttaaaataatccaaCTGGTGAAGAAGTCTGCTACCCACTAAGAATGTGTCGTTTGCCagttaaagaaaaacaagaaatctTATTCACCAGTTTACCTTAAATAAGTCCTATAGCATCCACAGAAATAGACAGAAAGCCTTGAAAACATGGCTTCATAGAACCCaaggtattttttagaaaaagaaaccaaGTATTTATACCCACATATACAAAATCAGTCCAGCTGATCTGaatcttcaaaaaagaaaaccctaaagtaAAAAGTTGGGGGTGGGAGTTATACACAGCACATTAGTCAGGAATGTGAACTTGCTAACATGTAAAGACATCCCTTTGACACATCAGATACAGAAATCCTGGATAAGACAGAATGGATAATATCTTCAAATGTAGAACTGAACTCAAAAGCAAGACACAGAACTCTACAGATACAAGCAGCAAAGAGGGAACTCAAAATCCAGAATTTAAGACAGGCACCAAGGCTGAGGAGTCCCCAAGAAGAACTGTATCCAGATGCCACGACAGAGGCTGGAGTTGAAGAGTTCCCTGCTTTAAAGCTCAATGTTTAAAGGCTCTTCTGGTTCAGGAAATGAGGAATAGAACAATTCTAGCCACCAGTGAGGAGACAGAGCAAGGAAGCTGTCCATCCAACCTTTAGAAATCAGAACACTAAGTGGTGTGGATTCAGACTACCATCACCATCAGGAATCCTGAGTCAAGAAAAGGTctagaaaatgatacaaaaacTGGTCCTGGCAGAGAAAAGTATAAAACCTAGTTCATAAACCCTTGGTATGTGTCATTCCTATAGAAACTGTTCTCAACCAAAGACGAGCTCACCTTTACATATAAGAAGAAAAGACAGTGATAGAATAAGAAAAATCTAAATTATTTCTAATAGGAGTCCCAGGAGAGGCTGGGAAGTATGAAGGAGAAGCAGTATTCAAAAAGTTTATGGCAGAATATatccaaaaattaaaatgatcttATGGCTCAGATTAAAGGAATACACAAGAGTCCCAAGcagagtaaataaattaaatcccAGACATATCACAGTGAAATGGCAGGGCAacaaagactaagaaaaaaacctttaaaactacccaagggaaaaaaagattagCTGTTATAAAATGACAGACTGATAGCAAACATGTTAGTAGTAATAAATGCCGTAAAACAGGGCTGAGGAAAAACATTAAGCTTGATAAACTATCACTTAAGCATGAAGGCAAAATAATTCCAGGTTACAAAGACTAAAGAGTTCATGGAGCCGATCTAGAGAACTATCAAAGTAATTATTTCAACAAACTAAACCCTCAAGGGAGGAGACAAAGCAATAATAAGCTGATAGAACTTTGGTAACTCTAAATATGTAATTGCAACATCTTGTAATCAATTTGGAAAGTTGGCTGGAGAGGAACAAAATAAGGTGGAACTAAGAATATAagctaaaaaagaagaagaacggTTAGGGCATGAATGGAGGAGTTGTCGAGTTAAAGGTTGTTTAAAGCAGGATGTTAAAATACTGAGTACTAAAAAAGGAATAGAACGTGAAAATTTCAAACTAGAGATAAAAATCCAGCATGGATGCAACACCTGGTTTACCCTTTCCAGATTAAGCCTAAAAGCCCCAGTCAACCACTTCAgtcttttaatttaaatgaatgaTGCACCTTCTTTTTCTAGAGACATCGAAATGGAACAGACACATCTTTCTCTCTGGAAGACTTATTTCAGTTGCTTTCATCACAGCCTGAAAATCCACTGGAGGTAACTGGAATCTTGGCTTTTATCCTTGCAGGAAAAATATCTGCAGTGACCTCTCTGTGAATAAACACAACCTTATTACCTGGGATACACAGCAGTTTAAACGAATACTTAGATAACGGTTTCTAGTGCATTATTTAAGCACAGACTTAAGGATTTACTTTTTATAGGAACACTTCTTTGGAGAATTAGCCAAATATGTATAGTTCCCCCTTCCAAATAATCACAAAGATATAATCAAATTCAGAAAATCCATATTGAATCAAAACGGCAGTACATAACTTGACTAAGTAAGGCACACCTTACTGCCAGGCAGCATTACACTTTATGCTGGTCCAATTTGCTTTAAGACACATCTCCCCCCACAGTGAGACTGTTTTCACTATTGCTGTGATTATCCGTGACAGTCCACAAGGTGGACTTAGATTGCCAACAGCTAGGGTAAGAAAGATATTACAATTTTTGAATAACAAGACCTTTCATACTAACATAACTTTTCTAATTTCCCACGATGTTCAAAGAACAAATCTTTCCCTGACATAGCATGTTCTCACCTGGGCTCACATCATGTATTCTATTGCCTGCATTATTTAACTAAGGGAGTTATTCGTAGCCAACAGCATATCCCTTACTTACATAGAGGAATTAACACAAGAGGAATAAGAAGTATTGTATTAGGCACTAGAActattaaaaattttgttaatagtgttttcctttcctttttcaggGCATCTCACTGGGAGACAGTCCTCTCCCAGTAAGTATCAACGATGGCATGAATTCTCCTACACATTATAATGCAAATTTTAGCCAGGCTATAAGTCACGATGTAAATCTCCATGAGGCCATGTTGTTGTGTCCTGACACAACATTTAGAAGGGATCCAGTAGCAAGGACTTCACAGCCACAGGAACTATTTCTGCAGTTAAATTCTCCTCTTACCAATCCTGAACACACCCTTTCTGGAACTAATTTGACAGGATTTCTTCCATTTGACAATCAGATGAGGAATCTAACAAACCAAGACCTTCTGTATGACCTTGATATAAACATATTTGATGAGATAAATTTAATGTCTTTGGCTACAGAAGGTGGTTTTGATCCAATGGAAGTTTCTCAGCTTTTTGAAGAACCAGATTCTGATTCTGGGCTTTTCTTAAACTCAAGCCACAATAGCACCTCTGTCACCAAGTCTAACTCCTTGCACTCTGTATGTGAAGGTGCTTCACCTTCTAGTAGTGACCTTGGATCTCTTTCCCACCGTGACTTAGAAGGGGCTGTAGGAGGCTGCTACCCAGACCCCACTAAACTTTGTCATGTGGATCACAGGAGTGACTCTCATTTTCATGGGGACCTTGCATTTCAACCCATATTACATAACCACACTTACCACTTAAAGCCAAGTGCACTAGAATCCACTTACGAAACTTTTTCATGGCCTGGGAAGTCACAGAAAATAAGGCGTGGGTACCTCAATGACACAGACAGAAACTTAAGCCGTGATGAACGGCGTGCTAAAGCTCTGCACATCCCTTTTTCTGTGGATGAAATTGTCCACATGCCTGTAGATTCTTTCAACAGCATGCTAAGCAGGTACTATCTCACAGATTTTCAAGTGTCGCTCATCCGTGATATTAGACgaagagggaaaaataaagttGCTGCTCAGAACTGCCGAAGGCGCAAATTGGATGTAATTTTGAATCTGGAAGATGATGTATGTAACTTGCAAGCAAAGAAGGAAACCCTTAAGAGAGAGCAATCCCAGTGTCACAAAGCTATAAACTTAATGAAACAGAAACTGCATGATCTCTATCATGATGTTTTCAGTAGGTTAAGAGATGATGAAGGTAGGCCAGTCAATCCAAACCAGTATGCTCTTCAGTGCAGCCTTGATGGAAGTGTTCTGATTGTACCCAAGGAATTGGTGACCCCaggccaaaaaaaggaaaaccaaaaaggaaaacgAAAAAGTGAGAGAAGAAATTGAAGATGGATTCCATCCATATGCATAAAGCCGTAATGTTCAGAAAGTGATCAAAAGCCACTGAATCTGCTTCAAAGTTTAGCTCGTTATCTACTGCTACTTCACTCAGTTAAGGCTACATTTTGAAGCTTATGTGAACCAGTTTAGGACTTCAGTATCAGACTTGGGGGCTTAAGCCACAATGTTTCATGAACTCCTAATAGTATGTAGAAATAGGGTGACGTGAAAACTTGCTGTCCTTCACTAGCCATTTCTTAGTAAGATGGTCCCTTCAAAGAGAGCAAACACTGGATTTAATCATTTCAAAACAtgtttttatgatttaaaatacaagtaaccttaacattttcatttagttttcaaGAACTGTTTTAGCTTAATTCTGATGAAAACTTATGTagctttttctgtggaaataaattttgtatttgattttataaACTAACTTTCCCCTTTTATACAGAAATCCTAAGCAAACTTCTCTTCCAAACTACCCacgttaaattttaaaaattacataaattgaTCACTCAAGTCAAACCGAATATAGTGAACACTGAACCGACAAGCaaaattcccccccccccagacCTAACACATAAAACATGACATGAAATAGACCAAGCTCTACACCAGGATgcccaaacaaaacaaactggAGCTTTAAAATATTACTGCATTAGGCTTTAACACCTGAGGACAAagagcctccctccctctcataaATAGGACTAATTCCCTGGCAGTAAAGCCAGCCTGTAGGGATAGCTCCacatctggaacactgacagctcacaccaaaaaaacccaacttgcTTAAATATGGAAAGATTTAAGCAAGCATGTACAGGAGGCCATACAAGAACGCAGACCACCACTAAGGGATAATAAGCACAGACTTTgcaagcaaagaaatgaaaatactgaagcaaaatgaaaaatattcaaagaggcAAAAACACAGCCATTTGATAAAAAGGACAATAGAAATAATGGCACTTGAAATGAAACCTCAAGAATTTTCTGTAGACAACTGCCCTGTCAAGGTTTTAGAACATTAACATGAATACTGTTAGTCTAATTTCAAAATTAGAAGAATCAAGGTTGTCAGATGTTTTCTGCAGTTAGAGTAATTGCCTATAAATGTCACAAGTCAAAGTTATTTTTGGGTTACAGAAATGTAGGGTGTGGATTTTATAGTAAACCTTTATACTTTAAATTGGAGCTAGGAATTTGTTTCAAGCCCCACATAGTAGCAAAATGCTTCTAGATGCAAGTTTCGCTCTTCTGACCAGTTTTGTGCAATAACCACTTTTTCAATGGTGACAGGCTGGCTTTTTGCAAGGGAGCCCACCTCAAATGTCTTAGCTTCTTAAATACAGAGCTTCAAGGCACATTCTTTCAAGCCTACATACAATGTAAAATGCCAAGACCAATTGTTTTGAAACTGCAGGTATCCCGATTtgctcaatttcagtgcttgctcTTGTCAGGCTCAGCATTCTCCCCAATCCCTGAAAATATCAGGAACATCAAATGGGCAAAAAACAGGCACACAGCAGAGAGCGCTGGGATTCAAAACATTCACAGCAACTGAAATTCTGAGATCCATAAGGTATTTGGTGCATTGTGACCAAATATCAGTGAATGCAGCTTTCACCAGCCAGTTTCATCTCATTTGCCATGGGCTAGTTTCTGGACAGTCACTTTGTACAAATACCACACTGCTCTTCAGTACAGAGCTGaagctgcttcctctcctccatcaCTGATACTTCAGCAGTGAAAATTTCACACCACTATTTTAGCCTAAGCTCCCTACTTACAGATTAAGATACACCAAGATTGACTATTCTGCTCAGTAGTCTTTATCGAGCTGAAAGGAATAGGTGGAGTGTTGAGAAAATTTGATTCTCAAGCTTTTGAAAACAGATCAAAATGTCAAGTTCTAATGGAAGCcatatgcattttaattttactgtgaCTGTTGAACAGAGCTGTTAGCTACCTGACCCATTCCTTAAATAGTGTAATCAGTCTTCAGCTGAACAAGACATGGATAAACAGTCAAGACTTACTTGAATTGAGAAACAGTTCCATCAATCAAGGTTAGGGGGATGATAAACTTAAGTTCCCAAGTGTCTCCAAGTATTTGTTTGGGGGTTTAAATACAGACTCAAGCTGCAAGAGGACCCACAGAACTAGGTAAGATCAGCAATGTTTACACCCATACATCTGGTAGTCTGTATAATTGGCCTTCGGCCTCTGAAGCATGTTTTTTGCTaggcatcattttccctcctgattTCAGTGGACTGGCCCAAActtacatttcatttttaactgCTCCCAACATAAAAGTAGTCTTACCTTCCTTACTTATAGAAAATACTGTTATTCCTGAAATCATCCCTTTGTCATAGAATTACATCAGTTGAAAATTAATAGTGAAATCTGGTTCCGACAGGCGCTCAGCATCTCATTTGTCCTTTTCCTATTAAAACCTTATTTCCTTTTGGTAGCTAACAACAGGCCATGATGAAATCCTCACAGGGAAATTACAACTATTGCATGTAATCTTCAAGCAACGTGTGCTCAATAAGATGTGGATATATGGGTTCCATTTCAAGGCTGGCTCCAGTTCAGCACTGACCTTTAGAATACAGGAGCAGTCAGAAGTCAGCCCAGCTGCCAGAACAACAAAGTGATCCTATGGAGTACATATTAGTgcttaataatttaaatatttttcacttaaatACTTTAGTTGCAGTAATAGCAGAGCAGCATTAAAATCATTGGGTATACCACCTGAGAATATTTGTTCCAAACTTTAGACTGATTTAAAATGTAACTAAGCCACAATGAACACACGCACTTTGGGTATACTGAGATTAGTGATGTTTTCTACCTTCTGCAAAGGCACCACATATGCACACACGTTTGAACTAGTAATTGTCATTACTAAGGAACCAAGACACGATTCTTTTAAAGCCTCCCTTAATTGCCTCTCAGtacttttaaatattaagaatcACTTCAGACCAACTTTTAACGTACTCATGCACTTAATCGGAATATTGAAAACCACACAGAAGATCCAGTTTCAAAAGCttttaccaaagaggaaaacaCTCCAGGTATGGGAGCCATCTCCCAAGAAGGCTCCCAATAACGCTTGCTTTTTGGTCATGTGAGTAAAACCCTCCCCTCCCACATTGTGATCACAAGATAACTTACAAAAACACTGGTTGTATTGAGGATTCTTTTGTTGCTTCACTATGGGTAAAGGAAATAGCCAGTACCAACCTTCAGTCCTGTCAGTAGGCCATTTTGGATTCAAATATTCCAGCCCCAGTCATGTTTTCCCTGACTTACATACAACCCTGAGCTTCAGCTAGAAATCGCACAGCTAAGCTGCTTCCAAATTGCTGACCTACAAACACAGTGAGGTGAAAATATAACAGTActctaaaatatttccttttagaaataaaaggtccttaaatctcagtttctaaaagaaaattaGCAGCTCAAcacacaacatacacacacacaaaatactcaACATTACCTATTGCATGTTTCAATAAGCTAGGTCATTTTCGCCCTGTTAATACGTAATACAGATGTCTTCCCCTATTTGTGCTGGTGTTAAACGCTGGGTATTTTAGGGTTGGATTATACCAACTTGATTTATCTTCTTCAAAAGTTAACTTCTTTGTAGAGCTAGACATTTTTAAGacattaagaattattttttcctagTAAATCCACGGCCAAATGTAAACAAATTTATAGCTGACAATGGACGCAAAGCTCATCTTCCGTTAGCCATCATTAGTTTGACTTACCTGTGAGATACCTCgtatcaaaaccaaaataaatagaaGTCAACTTTACTCtttgtcccctactatttttctggtttttcatTTCAGGTGAACATCCAAGTAAGAAACTCACTGCTTGCTATTAAATTTTATCCACCATGTTTAACCCTTTAAGACAACCACCTGATACTAACGGTATAACGAAACAGAGCTAATTCACATTTGAGAAACTAATGACAGATTTTGTCTCAGTGCCTTTGCATAGCCACTTAAACTTGGTTGGACCACTTCAGCTGGTTAGAATCTGTAATGACTTTAAAAACACCACCAGCAATGTTAAACA is drawn from Eschrichtius robustus isolate mEscRob2 chromosome 8, mEscRob2.pri, whole genome shotgun sequence and contains these coding sequences:
- the NFE2L3 gene encoding nuclear factor erythroid 2-related factor 3; the encoded protein is MKYLKPWWSDGGSLLHLTILLSLAGLRLDLDLDLYLLLPPRTLLGDELLLPSGPTSPGYALSPFPASGGWGRAELLHPKGRERDPVAPPEGQLLREVRALGVPFIPCTRVDAWLVHSVAAGDADGAHALLGAAAASSAGGVGAGVNGVSQAAPGSGGNPRAAPSSPLAAGEEEKAPAEPTAQVSDAGGHASEENEVLGAVDHSSQHEENEQRASTQREKSLQQKNEDENKVADKPAWEAEKTTEPRNERHRNGTDTSFSLEDLFQLLSSQPENPLEGISLGDSPLPVSINDGMNSPTHYNANFSQAISHDVNLHEAMLLCPDTTFRRDPVARTSQPQELFLQLNSPLTNPEHTLSGTNLTGFLPFDNQMRNLTNQDLLYDLDINIFDEINLMSLATEGGFDPMEVSQLFEEPDSDSGLFLNSSHNSTSVTKSNSLHSVCEGASPSSSDLGSLSHRDLEGAVGGCYPDPTKLCHVDHRSDSHFHGDLAFQPILHNHTYHLKPSALESTYETFSWPGKSQKIRRGYLNDTDRNLSRDERRAKALHIPFSVDEIVHMPVDSFNSMLSRYYLTDFQVSLIRDIRRRGKNKVAAQNCRRRKLDVILNLEDDVCNLQAKKETLKREQSQCHKAINLMKQKLHDLYHDVFSRLRDDEGRPVNPNQYALQCSLDGSVLIVPKELVTPGQKKENQKGKRKSERRN